The following are from one region of the Natronosporangium hydrolyticum genome:
- a CDS encoding GYD domain-containing protein: MPKYISLVNWTDQGIRSYAETTTRAAAAGDLAQRLGGEMTDIYWTMGQYDLVAVGDFPDDESSTAFLLALCSQGNVRSSTLRAFSADDFDRIVGKLT, translated from the coding sequence ATGCCGAAATACATCAGCCTGGTGAACTGGACCGACCAGGGCATCCGCAGCTATGCCGAGACCACCACACGGGCCGCCGCCGCGGGCGACCTCGCCCAACGACTCGGCGGCGAGATGACCGACATCTACTGGACCATGGGCCAGTACGACCTGGTCGCCGTCGGCGACTTCCCGGACGACGAGAGCAGCACCGCCTTCCTCCTGGCGCTGTGCTCGCAAGGAAACGTCCGCAGCTCCACGCTGCGAGCGTTCAGCGCTGACGATTTCGACCGGATCGTCGGCAAACTGACCTAG